Proteins from a genomic interval of Paenibacillus sp. FSL R5-0623:
- a CDS encoding glycosyltransferase encodes MMLDPKKRRQQLNGPMVHRDIRTEPTYTPTETADRTHTDALENGDHTPDHAQPTQDTRSQVHHWGDTQGQEEQNAAITQEETSVFKEPFSIRRVRKSKGNKLTAMLQVRNERGRYLEEVLHDLSEFVDEIVIVDDASTDGTPDICKAYPKVVRLEVLEKPLFAEEWRLRNTLWQAAAGTRPDWLLSVDADELYSSEAKKAIRTLINQEYADWFAFRFYDMWGGRTHYREDDLWCLHKRHTASLVRYMPGYPYFYPQQNHHVPRLPLSCTVLPGVSTELKVQHLGWAGSLEDRVRKYLRYKRIDPSGEWGNLAHYESILDPEPRLIPWKEGP; translated from the coding sequence ATGATGCTGGACCCGAAGAAGCGTAGACAACAGTTGAATGGGCCAATGGTGCACAGGGATATCCGAACCGAACCCACTTACACGCCAACCGAAACAGCTGATCGAACACATACAGACGCATTGGAAAATGGAGATCACACGCCGGATCATGCGCAACCAACGCAGGACACCCGAAGCCAAGTGCATCACTGGGGCGACACACAAGGTCAGGAAGAACAGAATGCTGCTATAACACAAGAGGAAACAAGTGTATTCAAAGAGCCCTTCTCCATTCGTCGGGTTCGCAAAAGCAAAGGCAACAAGCTCACCGCCATGCTCCAGGTTCGCAATGAGCGTGGCCGATACCTGGAAGAAGTATTGCATGATCTGAGTGAGTTCGTGGATGAGATCGTGATTGTGGACGATGCCAGCACAGACGGAACCCCGGACATATGCAAAGCCTATCCAAAGGTAGTCCGTCTGGAGGTATTGGAGAAACCGCTGTTCGCCGAGGAATGGCGGCTTCGCAACACCTTATGGCAAGCGGCGGCGGGAACACGTCCCGACTGGTTGCTCTCCGTTGATGCGGATGAGCTGTACAGCTCAGAGGCCAAGAAAGCCATACGCACTCTGATTAATCAGGAGTATGCAGACTGGTTTGCATTCCGTTTCTACGACATGTGGGGTGGCCGGACCCACTACCGGGAAGATGATCTCTGGTGTCTGCATAAGCGGCATACCGCTTCACTTGTACGTTATATGCCTGGATATCCTTATTTTTATCCACAACAGAATCATCATGTTCCCCGTCTTCCCTTGTCCTGCACTGTATTGCCTGGAGTCAGCACGGAATTGAAGGTTCAGCATCTCGGTTGGGCAGGCAGTCTGGAGGACCGGGTTCGTAAATATTTGCGTTACAAACGTATTGATCCTAGCGGTGAGTGGGGTAATCTCGCACATTACGAGTCTATTCTCGATCCGGAACCTCGGCTGATTCCCTGGAAGGAGGGACCGTGA